A segment of the Lampris incognitus isolate fLamInc1 chromosome 19, fLamInc1.hap2, whole genome shotgun sequence genome:
AGACGGCCATTTTGCACTTCCTGCGAACAAGCATACACCGTCATTATAAACACTGAAGTACGTAGTTCGTGCCGCTTAAGCGGTTACTCTGACAGCTGGAAATCCAAAGTGGTAGGAGAAAAATAAAAGCTTTCTGTTGCAACTCCATCCCAGGTCAGTGGAAGTAGATGGGTTTGACAAACCACGATTCCTCCCCAGTATGTTTTCACCATGTCCCCCAATTTACTTCAGTGATCCTTTACAAGATAACCTCCCATGGCATTTTGGTGGTTTGAGATCGTTTAAGTGGTTTTAATCACGTGTATTTGTGTTAATTCAACAAACCGTCAGGCATGTCACATATTTAGTCTAAATGGACAACGAGATCCCTCAGCAAGGTCGGTAGGGCAGACAAGAAAATGGGGCGTTAGGTTCTTCTTCATGTGGTTGAGGGCCCCAGGGGCCAGGAAAGGAAAGAGGAAGTAAAGGAGTGAACAAGAAGAGTGAATAGGTCAGCGGTTTTCACGCCCTAATCTGCTGGTAAGTGAACATGAATATGAAAGCAAGGCTGCAGGGTCCTGCAACATCCTGTGTTTTCACACCTGACCCTCTCAAATAACCCGACACCAGTGAATGTCATTATTTGGGTATGTTGTCTTTTGTAAGCTTCCTGAGATATAAACATTTCTCTGTTTGTTCGCAGGCGTCTGTGCCTTTATGTACGTGCACCTCTTTGCATACCTTGGCCAAGTCCTCCTCAATGACATCATTTCTCATCTGAGATGCATCCAACTGTGTGTAAAATCTGGCTCCAATCATAGGCATGATGTCATTGACACTTCGCAGACGAGACTGCTCAGTCAACAGATacctgcgcgcgcgcacacacacacacacacacgcacgcacaaattcAATACATGCATAAATATACAATAAATACATAAAACCAACTGGTAGACAACACCTTGGTCTCGTTAGGTTCTTTGATTAAAATCATTAATGAAGAATTCAAGCCGTACTTGAAAAAGGCTGGGCACACCAAtagttaaaaaaatatataattgtgTCGTTTGGACACATGCAATTATTCTGtcagtaaaaaaaaagtaaaaaaaatttgAGTGTCATTTGGACATGTGCAATTATTCTCTCACTGACAGCTTTAATAAGTTTTAAAATTTCCCCAATTTACATTCCAAACATTGTGCTATTAACTAAAATGCCGCTGTCATTATTCAAATTCAGCATTCCTGCATCTCACGAGGTCAAATGTCAGGGACCTTCTGGGAAAGTTGCATAGAGACAACACTACTTCCAAGAGAGTGAGGGACTTTCGCCAGTTGCCACAAAGCAAGGGAACAACTGACACATGCAACAAATCATAAATTAGAAGTGGCATACTGACAAAACGTTGGTCTTTACTACGTGTTAACGAAGCCACTGTATGTCATGCAAAATTGGTATTAAAACTGACTGACAGCCTTCGTTATTATGCTTCCAAGACGATCAGTATGGAAAGTTTGCGCGTGGCTTGAAAATACTGCTCTTACAGAATGAGGTTCTTGAGGTCTGAGGAGTAGTTGATTGACACCAGCTCCATGGCCTTCTGCAAATTCTCCCTTTGAATGCCAGCCAGAGAGTTACACGCCAGTGCTAGCACCACTTTGCCCAGGGAGATTAAGTCTGCTTGCTGTGTtcaaacagtcacacacacaaacacacaaaggaaACAAATGCTCATCAGCGATACCGAAGCCCTGCTCTGTGAGAGCAATACCTGCACAAATTACTAGTTTTCCAAATGAACACTGCAGAAAGTACCTGGTACTGTGGCATTAGGGCAAGATGATTGGTCTGGCTGTTGTCAAATGTTAAGACATCAAACACCCCAACACAGTTCACCCGTAACCTGCAGGGACAAGGAGACACATAGTCAACATGGGGTGAGAGGAAATTGATATGCAACAGTAGAATTCTTGTTAAAATAAAAAAGGGGACCTGGGCCAAAATAACACTTCCCCTTTTGATTTACTCACTTCGCACCTTCTGAGAAAGCACTCCATTCATCGAGCTTCTTGTAAATATACCGAGCAAAAAATTTAGATGCAACACTTGATTATTTCAAAGATTTTATGAAACTGAAGTTCATAAATGGAAAAACATCAGATGAAAATGATTTATTATCTAGCCAGTTAACATCATTTCGGCTACAAATAGACCTCGGCTGGTCACGGACACCCCCCAAAACACAAGGTGAGATCATGGAACAGAACTGAGACAGTATCTGATGTGACCACCACTTGACTCATACAGCGCAAAATAACTCCTTCACATAAGGTTGATCAGGTTGTTCATTGTGGCTTGTTGAATGCCGTCCTTCTCCTCTTCAACGGCTGTGCCAAGCTGTTTGGCGGGAACTTGTACACACTGTCATGCCTGTACAACCGACGGATATTTAGCATAAATCCTTACACCTTGTGGCCATCCATTATCATACTGAAACATGAGTTGATGGTGGTGAATGAGTGGCAGAACAATGGGCCTCGGGATTTCATCCCggtatctctgtgcattcaaaTAGCGGTTGACAAACTGCACCCGCATTCTTTGTCCCTACGATACCCCACCAAACCCGACTGCCTCCATGGGATAGTTCTTTCAACATCTGCATCAGCAAATCGCTCACCCTCACGTCACCATACACACCACGTTCCATCTGCCCAATACAGCTGAAACGACAGTCATCGCTAAAGAGGACCCTTCTCCGGTGTGCCAGGAGCCATTTCCGGTGAGCGTTTGCCCACTTGGAACGGTAAAGGTGCCATACAGCATTGTGGGGTGCACCCTAGTAAAGACGTCGAGCCGAAGAACATCCCTGAGACAGAATTTCTGATCAAACTGTCAGAAACTTCAGTTGTGTGGACCAACTATTTCATcggctgtctgtgtgtctggtcTCAGACCATCCGCAGGTGCAGAAGCCGGATGTAGCAGTCCTGGGCTAGTGTGGTCTACAGTTGTGAGGCCAGTTGGCCGTACTGTCAAAACCTGTGAAACATCTCCAGAGGGAGCTTATGGTAGAGAAATGGATATTCAATATCCTGGTGACGGCTCTAGTGGACATTCCTGCAATTAGCATGACAATTGCACGATCTCTCAACATTTGTGGCATCTCTGGCATGATGTTATGCAAccaaaactgcacattttagagtgtCCTTTTAGTCTCCCCATCGTAACGAATACCTGTGTGATGATCATGCCGTTTAATCAGCGTGTTGATGTCACACCTGTCAGATAGGTAGATTATGTTGGCAACAGATGAAATACGATGAAATGTACACAAAGTTGTGCGCAGAATCTGGGAATTAAACTTGTAGAGCACATAGAAAACAACTGGAACTTAATTCAACGCGTGAAAAACGGGCAAAAAGAAGTGTTGCACTTACATTTTTGCTCGGTGTACATTAACGGttctattttgttttttttcctaagGCCTGTTCGTTATCTGTGACGTACAGTGCCACTGACACATGCATGTGTGGGTACCTGGTCTTGCCAGTGATAAGAATTTTGCTGGGGTCCATGACACGGCAGGCCAGTCCAGCAGTGTGAATGGTCCGCAGGGCCGAGCTGAGCTGGACGATGTAGGCCCAGATCAAAGATTCAGGAAGGAGGCCTGCATGCTGCCGCGGTGGAGGTGGTTCATGTTGTCCTGTACAGCAAAATACACATTAATACGCAcactcacaaaacacacaaaGTTAAACAGGACAGAAATAGGTTAAAACATCTAGTGTTATCAATTTCCCTTCCAGTCTTATCTGCAGTGCAAGTTATGTCTCACATCCCTAGTTCTAACGCAGTAGAAACATTTGTCATTTTCAGCCCAAGTAACCACATCTATGATATGACTCAAAACATACAAGTGTATAAAGAACAACATAGCAACCAGAgtataaaggaaaaaaaatgcagtaACGAAATGTGGATGAAGCTCTTTTGTTCTCTGGCTTGTAGCACCGATATGGGATTATGAACAGGCGCTGCCACTAGGGGGGGTCGAGGTGTGCAAAACCATACAAAAGTAAACACCCTCATACCTATCCGACTGCTTATCTGATTCTGTTccgagccgctctcttagatcctctggggCTGGCCTGGCTCAATCTCCCTAGAACGAACTACAAAAAGTAtagcgaagcagcattttgtttttatgcgccGACGGCTcgggaatagactcccccaacgaataagagaagcaacgtccagaGATAGTTTTAAggatcagctcaagacccatttttatgctcttgcttttaattccactttatatttcttttactcttgtttttttatcttgtactgtggttctatttcttgccttgttttatgtttttgtttgtgcCTGGGTCTGTctgggaatgttctcattcatccaggtcgtggttatccaaaggagttgaatcaagtgcaactggacttggtatatatccgtgaagacgtttcgcctctcatccaagaggcttcctcagttcgtgcctttctgaggaactgaggaagcctcttggatgagaggcgaaacgtcttcacgggtatactataccaagcccagttgcacttgattcaactcctttggatgtgcctaggtctgtgttttattacttttaacatattttatctgtattgttgtggAGTTTtaattgtttcccttgtttttaatgtaaagcactttgagctgcatgttATGTataaaaggtgctatacaaataaagtttattattattattattatcttatgcAGCAAATGTAGAGTTTGACAAAATATTCACTCCCATCCTCCGTGCAACTTCAGTTTAAAACCAAAGATGCCGGATGATCCAACGCTGCCTCGAAATTTTAGAATGTGTCAGGCTGCAAAATGAGGTAAACAAATTCATCTACTTCCACACACAACTTATCCTGTGATTTTCAAGTTGGCGTGCATGCATGGTTGACTTCAACTGGGgagccctgaaaaaaaaaaacagtcttcttgactgtggtgtggtgtgcagcAACAAAGTGCCCAGACAGGGTCTGAGGTCTTTTACTTCCCCTGGCCCTGTTCCTGAAGGTAAGACCAACAGCACCTGCCTCAGGATCACTTTCAGCCACAGTTTCCTCTAGGGCCCCCGTGTCTCTCTCACACCACCTCATACTGCAACTGCCAGACAAGGACAACACACACCTTCCGCAAACACTAACATAAATCCTCATGCCAGCCTTAgacgtgcacacaaacaaaagaGTAGTTTAACACAATTCAGTTACCTGAGGAAAATTgtgtttagtttgttttataatccAATATGAAATACATCATATTGTGTGATTTCTTTTCGCATATTTAGCCAAACTAATAAAGTGCACATtacaagcaaagaaaaaaaaaaaaaaagcatagatGCACAATTAAACTGTACAAAAAGTACAGTCTAATTTCCTCCAAATGTTCTACTTCACAAACCAGAAAACAAACATCATAGATGTGCTGCCTGGAGAAGGGTGTGAGGCAGTGTTAGGTCTGTTAGTGTGAGTGGGTTGGAGGTGTGGGGTGACCGAGAAGACAAACTCACCCCACTTCCTCTTGGTGAAATAGGAGTCTGCTGTTGGGTCATTGAAGTGCCTGCTGAACATGGTCTCTGCACCCGCATGAAAGTCGTAGGAGAATACCAACGCTGGGGCAAAATGACAAAGGGGAATTGGTCAGGGCTAAAGAAACGCCACTCTCTACAGCGGCGACCAGTGCGAGGTCTCCTTTTATTTGCTTCATACGCTGTCGACCCCCTGCAACAAGACTGCTGTCAATTCTTCCTTTAGGTTACAAAGCAGAACCGATGCGTGTCTCGGTAACGTAGATCCATTTATCACCCATCTAGATTACCCCTTGTGACTTTTGATGCCAATATGCGCCGATAGTGTAGCAAATATGCAAAAAAGGGGAGATTTCTTACAATTTCTACAACTAACATTCTGACGTGGTTTAATGTACTAAACCATCCAGAACGAATGCTTTattaaaaatgcacacacacgtcaccacatacttgtggggaccccacattgactacattaattcccttgcccctaaccctaaccatcataactacatgcctaaccttaacttttaccctaaccttaagctaatcctaattctaaccttaaccctaaacacaagtcctaaccctaaaagagACCTttctcctcatggggacccataaaatgtccccacaaggtaggtggtttcgggtttttctatcctaatggggaccaaatgtctccattaggattaaaaaaaaaacctggtacacacacactcacatgcacgtgtgcacacacacacacacacacacacacacacacacacacacacacacacacacacacacacacacatactcacagtgGTCTCCAAAGGCCTTGGTGGTGAAGACCTCTCTCAGGGTTACAGAGTTGGAGTGCTGAATCTTCTTCCACATGTCCACCAGCATCATGCACTTGGTGTTAACCAGACGGAAACCTGTGCACACACAGAGCCATGGGGTTGAACACGTTGCCTAAACACAATCAAGCAGGACGGTGCCAGTAAATAAGGATGGAGATCAAATATCAAATAAAATGGTATGAACGTAGCCCATTCAACCCCATTATCAAGTTGCATATGACAAAGGCTTTGAAACCAATGCCTCCAAAACAGACAAAATGAAGGAGTGAAAACTGAGTACCCGGCCGGCAGTTGGAAAGATGACAAGACACGCAGTACAGAACGAGAGACGGTTTGGTCAGAATTTGATCCTGGGGCAGCAGAGGTTCATGAGGATCTGACCCGACACAACAGCTCTGTCCAGAATATCCATTCTACTAGCGTTTTCTTAACTTGATATTCAGTCCTGAATATCTTTAGGGAACAGATTCATTGTCACCAGGTGTTGTCATTAAGCGCTTTCATGGGGCGTTTTATTTACAAATCTGTCAGCGCGTTACCCATGTTGCCCACGTGGCACCGATAACACTCCTATCTGTTCTGGAACAGGGGTCCCTCATCTAACGCTGTCCCTGAGGTTTCCCCCATTGTTTCCTCTGAAGATTTCCCTTGAATCTAGGCTATAAAGATAGAGGATGCCGGCTACTATGGTTTACTGTAATCTAACCATTTCTCACTTAGTAAATATAAAGCCCGCTGAATCTGTAACTGTAAtttggggctatacaaataagcctagcttaaaaaaaaaaaattcagccaAAGGTAGAGATGGGTACCGAAacaatggcggagagaactaaacggtcaaaagtctggttataggCCACCGGAGTCGATGctgacaacgctcgttgccacaagtgcaacaagtcttttgcacgTAAGGGCGGGAAACACGAACAATCTTTCAAAACATCCagcgaaagtgcatcaaataccagaggagaaatgcagttttcgaccggctagctcgtagttcatctctcgcTGCccgtccacctcaggtatgttatgcgTGCTAGCAGCCTATACGGAGCtgttatacaaacatgggttaatgattaaaagtaacacCCTGTTCAGACACGAGAAAATAAACCAATgttgattctgttcttaatttgttttgtttttttttctcttaacaaAAAAAAGTAACGAAAAGAACtgataagagtaccgttaaagtactGGATCGGTAAGAGTAGTAGCACCATTAAAATCTTAACGGTGCCCATCCAGAGCCAAAGGGGGTCAAAGATTTAAGACGAAGATCTACACGTAAACAAAGGTTCTTTGCGATACTTTCTATCTCTGGCAGATTTGGTACAATAGCTGATCCATAAACATCCAAGTAACCAACACGTCAGTAAGCCGCTCACTTAAATGGTTACCGGCAGGTAGGACTGCTGTGTAGGAAGGAAAGACTGCAGCGAGTTTCAAGAGGTTGCTGTGGCTGACGGGTTGATACGGAAGACCGAGTCTGAGGACCTTCACTAAGACACGTCAACAGCGAAAACCCGGGGTCAACCACGTTGTTTCTACGGTGGGTAAGGGGCAACACAGGTGGCTTCTTCATTTTGATCGGGCCTCCGAGATGTGGGGGTGACTAAGCGCCAGTATCACCAGAGGTGTCACGAGATTCAATACTAAATGAAATGTGCCTTGAGATTCATTCAGAAGAGGGCTCATATCTCACCATGTATCCTCCTCAGGCAGTAAGGCAGGTCATCCTTGCTGTTGACCGCCTTGTAACAGGAGGTTATGTAGCTAAAGTTGCTGGTCTTCTGCATGCGGTTGGGCGGGGGGAGGGGCTCGAGTGGGAACAGGCTGTGGTAGCTGTCCACCTCAGACGGAACACCTGTTAAAAACAGAACCCGTTCCAGTCGGTTCCGAAATACACCAACACCAGCGATATTAACATTTTGATTGAATAATACCACAAGCTGGCTTCTCTCCAGTTACTCACGAGGACAACTAATAGAAGACACATTGTTCACACTTGATTTCAGttacaacaaaaacaaacttgaCAGATCACGTGTTCAAGCCTATCTGTGACTGCCAAAAAACAGACAAGccccaagaatttttttttttttttttaaataagacaCACACTGATAACAACTACACCCCAGGATGTGGGTGCCCTGCCCTGTCTGACTGGAGCGAAGGATCCTGCCCCTCCCACTCCCccatcctaacacacacacacacacacacacacacacacacacacacacacacacacacacacacacacacacacacacgctatgcACTCACATGGGGCTCTGCACATGCCTATTGTTGCAAGAACTGTGAAATAAACTGCTGGTTTTGTACAAGTTGTCTGTGCAGGTTTGTCCACCTCAGCATGCTCCAAAAAAGCCAGGTAAAATACACTTAAGTTCAATCTAAACTATTTATGACGTAAACGGTAATAAATAAGCTTTCTGAAAACCTGCCCGGCTCCAAAGCACAATCGggaatcaatcaaataaacaataactCAAACCTCTCGTGTTATCATTTCAATAAGAAGCGGTTGTTTTACCTGGGTTCTCAGATTGATCAATCTGGGCCATGGTAATCAGATGCCGGTTTATCAGCTCCTGTGCGTGAGAGCAAGAGGAAATGACATCAGAAATCACATTCAGACATAAACAAGGCAGACTTTGCAGGTTTACGGTGCATTTGTGATTTCACGTTTTATAAAGAGCAATCCAGAAATAACTTCAGACCACAACCTAGAAGCCTACACATCAGCCATAATCTATATCAGTCAGGTATTTGATTTGTGACCAAGAAGAACAGTGATGTGTTTCaaatacaacacaacaacaaaaaaacaaaaaaaagaaaaacttctgAAAAATAGATTTAGATCAGGCATGAAGATTCATGACAACTTTTAAAGAAAAGTTCGTAGAAAACAATTGTTAAGTGTTTGACACTCAACTTACTGGCCCAAATTTGCCTCTTGAAGCCCCCTGGAGCAGTGGCAGCAATGCCAGTGGAAAACAATGGGGGAAAAAGTGAAGTGTAGTGAGGAAGGACTGGTGGGTGATACCTGTCGAAGTTCATCAGCCATGAAGAAGGACGGGGCATTGGCTTTAGGCTGCATGTAGGCCACATGGGGTGCGGTAGGGGGGTAGATATGGTATGTCGGAAACACCTGCAATGAAACCAGCAAAAGACAACTTCCTATTTACAGAGAAATCACAACTACCAGTCTGCTGATGGTGTATTCTTTTTCAACGCGATGCTCAGGGTTTATAACATGAGCGATGTTCAGGTAAATAACTGCATTCTGGTCCGATCAGGATCaacacctgtgtgtgtatgtctaccGGCATTTTGTGGTTAAAATATAGCATAATTTGGCCAGCACTTACCATCCCAGCCATGGGTGCGGGTGTGTTGTCAGTATAGAAGTAGGTGGTCCCCCCCACAGTTTCCTTCTGAATGATGTGTGTGCCCTGATCAGATGCACTGGTGGGCACCATGTAGTTGGCAGGGTTTGGGGTGTGGCTGCGCCGGCGAGGGGCAGGTGAGGTGTGGGGAGTGATTTTCGGGGAGTGGAGGGGAGAAGAACCAGCAGAAAGAGACATGCCTAAAGTTGGGGAACGAGAGGAAGAAACATTTATTTAAAGAGAATGTAGCACATAGTGTTACCCAATACACTAGATGTTGGAGCTGGGGCCTGTAAAGGGGGCTGAGCAGTCCAAGAACTCTGCTTTTGTGTCAAGGGTACCACAGACTCTACAACCAAGAGGGAATTCCTGAGCTTGCTTGattcaaaaaaaaattttcttaGCTATAGATGGAGAGCAAAACTGAACTTTGTATGACatagcgaaagaaaaaaaaaagactgggtgATTTCCCTGCTAGGGAGGTTCCAGAAGTCTCACCTGGAGCTAGGGCTGCAGCTGTGGAGCTGCTGAGGGGATGGGGGAATAGAGGTGAGGGAAAGGCCGAGACATTGGACTGTGTCATAGTGGCCATGCGTGGAGCTCCCTTTGGGATGAACTCACTTGCTGCTGGGTTAGGAGTCTggcaacacacagaaacactcgGGTCAAAAATTCCATTAGACACATttatgggcagcacagtggcccagtggttagcactggtgcctcacagcaagaaggtcttgggttcgaaccccaggctgtcccagttcctttctgtgtggagtttgcatgttttccccatgtctgcatgggtttccaccAGGGGCTCCAGATTCCTTCCTCTATCAAAGACAtgtaatgttagggttaatactcctgtctgtgcccctgaccaaggcaatag
Coding sequences within it:
- the pan3 gene encoding PAN2-PAN3 deadenylation complex subunit PAN3 encodes the protein MNSGLPASAAPLGGVGITGVKVKFCRYYAKDKTCFYGDECQFLHDDPSVTSLPLHGGSPVPLSVAGGAATAAAAYSLGGSPAACPGGGGGANAAKKSDSLGPAGTPLEGQLLTIPGMEGGTLSDANLTNSYFSSSFIGVNGFGSPAESKYSMMQRMTTSSSSPSLLNDGAKNFSHSTHDPVNSPTSSLFSDFGALSISQRRKTPNPAASEFIPKGAPRMATMTQSNVSAFPSPLFPHPLSSSTAAALAPGMSLSAGSSPLHSPKITPHTSPAPRRRSHTPNPANYMVPTSASDQGTHIIQKETVGGTTYFYTDNTPAPMAGMVFPTYHIYPPTAPHVAYMQPKANAPSFFMADELRQELINRHLITMAQIDQSENPGVPSEVDSYHSLFPLEPLPPPNRMQKTSNFSYITSCYKAVNSKDDLPYCLRRIHGFRLVNTKCMMLVDMWKKIQHSNSVTLREVFTTKAFGDHSLVFSYDFHAGAETMFSRHFNDPTADSYFTKRKWGQHEPPPPRQHAGLLPESLIWAYIVQLSSALRTIHTAGLACRVMDPSKILITGKTRLRVNCVGVFDVLTFDNSQTNHLALMPQYQQADLISLGKVVLALACNSLAGIQRENLQKAMELVSINYSSDLKNLILYLLTEQSRLRSVNDIMPMIGARFYTQLDASQMRNDVIEEDLAKEVQNGRLFRLLAKLGTINERPEFQKDPTWSETGDRYLLKLFRDHLFHQVTEAGTPWIDLSHIVSCLNKLDAGVPEKISLVSRDEKSVLVVTYSDLKRCFDSTFQELQSAATGPL